The DNA window CACGGGGCGGCGCGGTCCTCGTGCGCCGTGCCGCCGGTGCCAGGTGCGCAATTCAAAAGGTGCCTCTCGTCCCCTGCCGGTGTGACGGTCTCTCCAGCACTGCCCCTCTCCACGATCGTCACGTCCAGGAGGAAACCGATGCTGACCGCCGACATCCCCACGCGGGCGCAACTCGTCCAGCGCGCAGTCGAGCTGGCACCGCTTCTGAAGAAGAACGCCGCGCAGGCGGAGCAGGACGGAAGGCTCCAGGACGAGACCGTCGAGGCACTGGCGGACGCCGGACTCTTCCGGCTGCGGGTGCCCAAGCGCTACGGAGGCTACGAGTCCGACACCCGTACGCTGGTCGACGTCGCGGCGGCTCTCGGCCGAGCCGACGGCGCCGCGGCCTGGACCACGGCCGTCTACTGGATTCCGACCTGGATGACGTGCCTGTTCCCCGACAGCGTCCAGGACGAGGTCTTCTCGACCCCGGACGTCCGGATCTGCGGCACCCTCAGCCCGTCCGCGCTGGCCACGCCGGCGCCCGGCGGTATCACCGTCAACGGCAAGTGGGGCTTCGTCAGCGGTGCCCGGCACAGCCACTGGCAGGAGATCATCGCCGTCCTGCAGGGTCCCGACGGACCGCCGCAGCCGGTGATGGCGCTGGTGCCGATCGACGAGCTGACGATCATCGACGACTGGGACACCTCCGGTCTGCGCGCCACCGGCAGCGTCAGCACCGTCGCCCAGGACCTCTTCGTCCCGCAGGAGCGCGTCCTGCCGCTCGGCGCCATCCTCCAGGGGAGTTACGCCTCCGAGCTCAACGCCGACACGCCGGTCTACCGCGTCCCGCTGCTGCCCGTCGCCTCGGCTTCCTCGGTGGGCACCGCACTGGGACTGGCCCATGCCGCCCGGGACACCTTCTTCGAGCGGCTGCCGGGACGCACCATCACCTATACCTCGTACCAGCAGCAGGCCGAGGCGCCGCTCACCCACTTCCAGGCCGCCGAGGCGACGCTCAAGTCCGACCAGGCCGAGTTCCACGCCCACCGGCTGGCCGCGCTCGTGGACGGCAAGGGCGAGTCCGGCGACACCTGGACGCTGGAGGAGCGTGCCCGTGCCCGTGCCGACCTGGGTGCGGTGTGCCGGCTGGCCAAGGAGGCCGTCGACCTGTTCGCCTCCGCCAGCGGCGGCTCCTCGATCTACCGCGACATTCCCATCCAGCGCGTCGTCCGCGACATCCAGGCGATCAACCTGCACGCCCTGATGAACCCGAACACGAACAACGAGCTCTACGGCCGCATCCTGTGCGGCCAGGAGCCGAACACGCTCTACATCTGACGCCTCACGCACCCGACAGAGGCAGCACGCACCGCAACAGTCCCAGCCCGCACAGCACCGCACCAGACGAGACCGCATTCGACGCGACCGAGGAGCCCACGGACATGACTGCTCAGACCACCGACGCGCCCATCATCGAGATCTCCGACGAGGACAAGGCCGCCGTCGCGGCTGTGCCCGGCCGCATCGTCGCCGCCTGGGCCGCGCACGACGCCCAGGCGTTCGCCGATGTCTTCACCCCCGACGGCACGATGATCCTGCCCGGCGTCTTCCAGCAGGGCCAGGAGGCCATCGCCGGCTTCATGGCCGAGGCGTTCACCGGCCCCCTCAAGGGCACCCGGGTCACCGGCACCCCGGTCGACATCCGCTTCGCCGACGCGGAGTCCGGCATCCTCATCACCCGCGGCGGCATCCTCGCCCCGGGGCAGAGCGAGCCGAGCCCCGAGCGTGCCGTCCACGGCTCCTGGGTCGTGGTCAAGCGCGGCGGCGGCTGGCACCTCGCCGCGTACCAGAACACCCCCCTTCACGCCGCCTGACGTCCCGTCCGCTCCGTACTTGCCACAAGGAGGTGACCGCGATGGCCGTAACGAACGCAGGCCGCGCGGTGGTTCTCGGCGGCAGCATGGCCGGCCTGCTGGCCGCCAGGGTGCTCGCCGACACGTACCGCGATGTCGTGGTCGTCGACCGCGACGACATGTCCCCCGGCGCCGAGGCGCGCCGGGGGGTGCCCCAGGGCCGCCATGTGCACGGTCTGCTCGCCCGCGGGCAGCAGATTCTCGACGAGCTGTTCCCCGGCTTCACCGAGGAGGCCGTGGCGGCGGGCATCCCCACGGGTGACCTCGGGGAGCTGCGCTGGTACTTCAACGGCCGCCGGCTCAGCCCCGCCACCACGGGGCTGGTGTGCGTCTCCGCCACCCGTCCACTGCTGGAGGGCCGGGTACGGGAGCGGGTCGCGGCGCTGGAGAACGTGACGTTCCGCGACCGGCACGACATCGTCGGCCTCGTCACGGACGGCGCGCACTCCACCGTCACCGGGGTCCGTGTCCAGGGCCAGCGGCCCGGGGACGCGGAGCAGGTCCTCGATGCCGGGCTCGTCGTGGACACCAGCGGCCGGGGCTCGCGCACACCGACGTGGCTGGAGGAGTTCGGGTACGAGCGTCCCGAAGAGGAACGCATCAAGATCGACCTCAGTTACACCACGCGCCGCTTCCGGCTGCCGGACCTCTCCGTGCTGAACGGCGACCTGTCCATCAACCCCGTGTCCTCGCCCAGCCACCGGCGCGGGGCGTTCCTCTCCCGCATCGAGGACGGGCTCGTCACC is part of the Streptomyces sp. NBC_00654 genome and encodes:
- a CDS encoding acyl-CoA dehydrogenase family protein, translated to MLTADIPTRAQLVQRAVELAPLLKKNAAQAEQDGRLQDETVEALADAGLFRLRVPKRYGGYESDTRTLVDVAAALGRADGAAAWTTAVYWIPTWMTCLFPDSVQDEVFSTPDVRICGTLSPSALATPAPGGITVNGKWGFVSGARHSHWQEIIAVLQGPDGPPQPVMALVPIDELTIIDDWDTSGLRATGSVSTVAQDLFVPQERVLPLGAILQGSYASELNADTPVYRVPLLPVASASSVGTALGLAHAARDTFFERLPGRTITYTSYQQQAEAPLTHFQAAEATLKSDQAEFHAHRLAALVDGKGESGDTWTLEERARARADLGAVCRLAKEAVDLFASASGGSSIYRDIPIQRVVRDIQAINLHALMNPNTNNELYGRILCGQEPNTLYI
- a CDS encoding SgcJ/EcaC family oxidoreductase, producing the protein MTAQTTDAPIIEISDEDKAAVAAVPGRIVAAWAAHDAQAFADVFTPDGTMILPGVFQQGQEAIAGFMAEAFTGPLKGTRVTGTPVDIRFADAESGILITRGGILAPGQSEPSPERAVHGSWVVVKRGGGWHLAAYQNTPLHAA
- a CDS encoding NAD(P)/FAD-dependent oxidoreductase, translating into MAVTNAGRAVVLGGSMAGLLAARVLADTYRDVVVVDRDDMSPGAEARRGVPQGRHVHGLLARGQQILDELFPGFTEEAVAAGIPTGDLGELRWYFNGRRLSPATTGLVCVSATRPLLEGRVRERVAALENVTFRDRHDIVGLVTDGAHSTVTGVRVQGQRPGDAEQVLDAGLVVDTSGRGSRTPTWLEEFGYERPEEERIKIDLSYTTRRFRLPDLSVLNGDLSINPVSSPSHRRGAFLSRIEDGLVTVSLTGVLGDSAPADLEGFLAWSKTLPVSDIYDVLQDAEPVGDGATFRYPASVRRHYERLRTFPAGLLVMGDAACSFNPVYGQGMTVAAMEAKVLAGHLSRGPVPQPLEFHRDVSGVIDVPWDFSAGGDLGYPEVEGVRNAKVRTGGAYMARLQAAAVHDGRITGTFMRVAGLVESPQALMSPRMMYRVLKGSRRGKQTAAA